The Paenibacillus sp. MBLB1832 genome has a window encoding:
- a CDS encoding response regulator transcription factor produces MYSVYLVEDEEHLRGVLAAYLEKEGWQVRSFPDGTSARDAISERPDLWVLDIMLPGVDGFQLIREIKADQPAQPVIFISARDADIDRIIGLELGSDDYMAKPFLPRELVIRSRKLLERVYAGQSSTRLSASNESRKAKLMTVAVYTIDEPGRTVTDRDGTIVDLTSKEFELLLYLLQHHGQVLEREQVLRAVWGIDYFGTDRVVDDLVRRLRRKLPELRLETVYGYGYRMVKA; encoded by the coding sequence ATGTATAGCGTTTATTTAGTAGAAGATGAGGAACATCTGAGAGGTGTTTTGGCCGCTTATTTGGAAAAAGAGGGGTGGCAAGTGCGTTCGTTCCCGGACGGGACTTCGGCCCGTGATGCGATCTCGGAGCGGCCGGACTTGTGGGTCCTCGACATCATGCTGCCTGGCGTAGACGGCTTTCAGCTGATTCGTGAGATCAAAGCCGATCAACCAGCCCAGCCTGTGATCTTCATCTCAGCTCGCGATGCCGACATCGATCGCATCATAGGCTTAGAGCTGGGCAGCGATGATTATATGGCGAAGCCCTTTCTGCCAAGGGAGCTGGTGATTCGCTCCCGCAAGCTGCTCGAGCGAGTCTATGCAGGCCAAAGCAGCACAAGGCTGTCAGCCTCCAATGAGTCGCGCAAAGCCAAGCTTATGACCGTTGCCGTGTACACCATCGACGAACCAGGTCGCACGGTCACCGATCGTGATGGCACCATCGTCGACCTCACGTCCAAAGAATTCGAATTGCTGCTGTATCTCCTTCAGCATCACGGACAAGTCCTGGAACGCGAGCAGGTGCTGCGCGCGGTGTGGGGTATCGACTACTTCGGCACGGACCGTGTGGTCGATGATTTGGTGCGGCGATTGCGGCGCAAGCTGCCTGAACTGCGTTTAGAAACCGTATACGGATACGGGTATAGGATGGTGAAAGCATGA
- a CDS encoding HAMP domain-containing sensor histidine kinase, which produces MRLQLGRWPLAMKLWGAFAALTLFIFTLLGVLLPWTLKGFFTEQLYDILMDTQSGLQVEATAGLTPAFSSSWSPLPVDGAKIPHTIQSGGTFIASGEKDPATIKRPGVRLNLSTDTLPGTPPDGSEPAILSTQAIAPIGGAITGPSIRHFMINGEQAAEAAKATAGTTEPVMAVIEKDALAQLQPVAKYTRTIDNNSIFYVIRKEMVQGAPNFIISYAWGNYRNDLILSMFGRLMLLMVALIVVSWVPCLLLARYFTRPLVQMERHVGRMAERDWHEPIETGRKDEIGRLGRAIELMRQRLVKQDRAQQFFLQHTSHELKTPVMVIRSYAQSIQDGVFPKGTLRASIDVIMKEGERLEKRIRDLLLLNKLNYFTAKEKPFLPFDVKPVLEDVIERLRYRRPELKWELDIHEHSLTGDHEQWKIALENMLDNQLRYAESCIRVSVKPAPHFEIRMHNDGPLLDEASADSLFEPFRTGGKGQFGLGLAIVKQIMDHHGMNVRTANEEDGVSFTILPANNSVRSTQT; this is translated from the coding sequence ATGAGACTTCAACTAGGCCGATGGCCGCTCGCCATGAAATTATGGGGCGCCTTCGCGGCGTTAACCCTCTTCATTTTTACTTTGCTCGGTGTGTTATTGCCTTGGACGTTGAAGGGCTTTTTCACCGAGCAGCTGTATGACATCTTGATGGATACACAGAGCGGTCTCCAAGTCGAAGCGACCGCGGGCCTCACACCTGCCTTCTCTTCATCTTGGTCACCACTGCCTGTAGATGGAGCGAAAATCCCTCATACCATTCAAAGCGGCGGTACGTTCATTGCCTCTGGCGAGAAAGACCCTGCAACCATCAAACGTCCAGGTGTTCGATTGAACCTATCCACTGACACACTGCCTGGCACGCCGCCTGACGGTTCCGAGCCCGCCATACTGTCCACGCAAGCGATTGCACCGATCGGAGGTGCTATTACTGGCCCCTCCATTCGCCATTTCATGATCAATGGGGAACAAGCTGCAGAAGCCGCCAAAGCAACTGCTGGGACTACGGAGCCGGTCATGGCTGTAATTGAAAAGGATGCACTCGCCCAGCTCCAACCTGTAGCGAAATACACGCGAACCATCGACAATAACAGTATCTTTTACGTCATTCGCAAAGAGATGGTTCAAGGCGCACCCAACTTCATCATCTCCTACGCATGGGGAAATTACCGCAATGACCTGATCCTCTCGATGTTCGGCAGGCTCATGCTGCTTATGGTCGCCCTGATCGTGGTCAGTTGGGTGCCCTGCTTGCTGCTGGCGCGCTATTTCACCCGCCCGCTCGTTCAGATGGAACGCCATGTTGGACGCATGGCGGAGCGCGATTGGCATGAGCCCATTGAGACGGGGCGCAAGGATGAGATCGGCCGCCTCGGCCGAGCGATCGAATTGATGCGGCAGCGGCTTGTGAAGCAAGATCGTGCGCAGCAGTTTTTCTTGCAGCATACGTCCCATGAACTAAAAACACCAGTCATGGTGATCCGCAGCTACGCGCAATCGATCCAGGACGGTGTTTTTCCGAAGGGCACCTTGCGTGCCAGTATTGACGTTATTATGAAAGAAGGCGAACGCTTGGAGAAGCGCATTCGCGATCTGCTGCTGCTCAATAAGCTGAATTATTTCACAGCGAAGGAGAAGCCTTTCCTGCCTTTTGACGTGAAGCCCGTGCTCGAAGATGTCATTGAACGCCTTCGGTACAGACGGCCTGAACTGAAATGGGAGCTCGATATTCACGAGCACTCCCTCACAGGCGACCACGAGCAATGGAAGATTGCGCTGGAAAATATGCTCGACAACCAGCTCCGCTATGCGGAGAGCTGCATTCGCGTCAGCGTGAAGCCTGCTCCTCATTTTGAAATTCGGATGCATAACGACGGCCCGCTGCTCGATGAAGCCAGCGCAGATTCGCTGTTCGAACCGTTCCGCACCGGCGGCAAAGGGCAGTTCGGTCTTGGCTTAGCCATCGTGAAACAGATTATGGATCACCACGGGATGAACGTTCGTACCGCCAATGAAGAGGATGGCGTCTCTTTTACCATTTTACCTGCTAACAATTCGGTCCGAAGCACTCAAACATAA
- a CDS encoding EcsC family protein — protein sequence MEPTYTIYEQQIERKLKRWEIRLQRQPNLIERASKLVQNRINQVIPEKVHNTITATVKGIVQTTLFGVGYMPSSEPLRGLSLGDRDAKAEELLSLYKKIAAAEGAGTGAGGILLGLADFPILIGIKIKFLFELAHIYGYSTKDYRERLFILYVFQLAFSSSKKKPELLRTIKNWPVISQTFPPAVDYAKQIDWLQLQQEYRDTIDFRKMLQLIPGIGAVVGAWANFGLLEELGVAGMNCFRLRSLQDKANCGFI from the coding sequence GTGGAACCAACGTACACCATCTACGAACAGCAGATTGAGCGGAAGCTGAAACGGTGGGAAATACGGCTGCAGAGACAGCCTAACCTGATTGAGCGTGCATCCAAGTTGGTTCAAAACCGCATCAATCAAGTGATCCCGGAGAAAGTCCATAACACGATTACGGCAACGGTCAAAGGCATCGTGCAGACGACCTTGTTCGGTGTAGGTTATATGCCCTCCTCGGAACCGCTTCGGGGACTGTCTTTGGGGGATCGCGATGCGAAGGCGGAGGAATTGCTGTCTCTGTACAAAAAAATCGCTGCCGCCGAAGGCGCTGGAACGGGAGCAGGCGGCATTCTGCTGGGATTGGCTGATTTTCCGATTCTCATCGGGATCAAAATCAAGTTCCTTTTTGAATTAGCGCATATTTACGGCTACTCTACCAAGGATTATCGCGAGCGTTTGTTCATTCTGTACGTATTTCAGCTGGCATTCTCCAGCTCGAAGAAGAAGCCAGAACTGCTGCGTACGATTAAGAACTGGCCTGTCATATCCCAAACCTTCCCGCCAGCGGTGGACTATGCGAAACAGATCGACTGGCTGCAACTACAGCAGGAGTACCGAGATACGATTGATTTTCGTAAAATGCTGCAGCTTATCCCCGGCATCGGGGCCGTGGTCGGCGCGTGGGCGAACTTTGGCCTATTGGAAGAGTTAGGCGTCGCAGGGATGAACTGTTTTCGGCTGCGCAGCTTGCAGGATAAGGCGAATTGCGGATTTATTTAA
- a CDS encoding biotin transporter BioY: MKLTLRGVIFSALFAAILVLFSFLKISVGSEVPITLQTLAVMLAGGLLGARYGFLSMALVVVLTAIGFPLLHGSGGLGVVLGPTGGFIMIWPFSAMLIGLILPRIRLNGIMGYFAAFLVLEVFGSLFLYLAGVPWLMYKVPSYTLAKALTAGCWPFLPGDAIKAIVAALIIAPVRQVFPPQRLTGSSSHSVVQTDSKQEAITS; this comes from the coding sequence ATGAAACTTACGTTACGTGGTGTTATTTTCAGCGCATTGTTTGCGGCTATCCTCGTCTTATTCAGCTTTCTTAAAATTTCAGTAGGTTCCGAAGTGCCTATCACCCTGCAAACGTTAGCGGTTATGCTCGCAGGCGGTTTGCTAGGCGCGCGTTACGGCTTCCTTAGCATGGCCCTCGTCGTAGTGCTTACAGCCATCGGTTTCCCGCTCCTTCATGGCAGTGGCGGTCTCGGCGTTGTCCTTGGACCTACGGGCGGCTTCATCATGATCTGGCCGTTCTCCGCCATGCTCATTGGTCTCATTTTACCTCGTATTCGTTTGAATGGCATCATGGGTTATTTCGCAGCGTTCCTTGTGCTTGAAGTTTTCGGTTCCCTCTTTCTTTATTTAGCTGGCGTACCGTGGTTAATGTATAAGGTTCCGTCCTACACACTTGCCAAAGCGTTGACAGCGGGATGCTGGCCGTTCCTGCCTGGCGATGCGATTAAAGCAATCGTTGCTGCGCTCATCATTGCGCCTGTTCGCCAAGTTTTCCCTCCACAACGTCTGACGGGATCATCCTCACATAGCGTTGTTCAAACTGACTCTAAACAAGAAGCTATCACTAGCTAA
- a CDS encoding ATP-binding cassette domain-containing protein produces MSIILDNVGVTAPDSPDVTLLRDISFTLQEGSMTLLIGHAGSGKSTLLQVLSGLLHPHAGTITLDEQPVWLKPTKADAKQLLRFGLTFQFPEQQLFARSIRQEFAYSLRPYKLSAEERERRIHEATDRLDPHGVFAMDRSPFALSGGEQRRLALATTFATAPGWLLMDEPTAGLEAAAVRELLRMLRGHRGGLVVATHDLDTFFPLADRVLVLAHGELVFDGSPQELCRAPEVLARAGVGLPSCAEASQDLARVGIAIAPDLLTPTAAASAILSALRREGGSASAAAAQPAAARAASTAQPQQQPAAQAGWLRRDPRAKWLLYLLLAIGSMGQQGWGSLALAAALVGCAFIGLPHSVVRGIRKIAVSYAIFLLFSVALAGLEVSPWGYSAENAWSTTFILARLFVVLLAGYWLAMSTPYGQLVQGLNWALQYLHRWKVPVASFSLAVSFLFRFIPLILREWQQFSTIVRARGKASVRPGSVRVRDIPALVVPLLLAMFHRAEQMTVALEMKQIDGMTLLLRKCTLQWQRADTILAVCALLAGGILLYT; encoded by the coding sequence ATGTCGATAATTTTAGACAATGTAGGAGTTACAGCTCCAGACTCGCCGGATGTGACCTTGCTGCGAGATATTAGCTTCACCCTGCAAGAAGGGTCTATGACCCTCTTGATTGGTCATGCAGGATCGGGAAAATCCACGCTGCTGCAAGTGTTGTCGGGCTTACTCCATCCACATGCGGGAACGATTACGCTGGATGAACAGCCAGTCTGGCTCAAACCAACGAAGGCTGATGCCAAGCAACTGCTACGCTTCGGCTTAACGTTTCAATTTCCGGAACAACAGTTGTTTGCACGCAGCATCCGCCAAGAATTTGCATATTCGCTGAGGCCCTATAAGCTGTCAGCGGAAGAACGCGAACGCCGCATCCACGAGGCGACCGACAGGCTCGATCCCCACGGCGTCTTCGCCATGGATCGCTCGCCTTTCGCGCTCAGCGGCGGCGAGCAGCGCCGCCTTGCGCTGGCGACGACCTTCGCCACGGCGCCGGGTTGGCTCCTCATGGATGAGCCAACCGCCGGCCTCGAGGCGGCCGCCGTCCGCGAGCTGCTGCGCATGCTGCGCGGGCACCGTGGCGGACTCGTCGTCGCCACGCATGACCTGGACACGTTCTTTCCGCTAGCGGACCGTGTCCTCGTTCTAGCCCATGGCGAGCTCGTCTTCGACGGCTCGCCGCAAGAGCTCTGCCGCGCGCCCGAAGTGCTGGCGCGCGCAGGGGTGGGCCTCCCGAGCTGCGCGGAGGCCTCACAGGATCTGGCGCGCGTCGGCATCGCCATCGCGCCGGATCTCCTCACGCCGACGGCTGCCGCGTCGGCGATCCTATCTGCGCTGCGCCGCGAAGGCGGCAGCGCCAGTGCTGCGGCTGCGCAGCCCGCAGCCGCGCGCGCAGCGAGCACCGCGCAGCCGCAGCAGCAGCCCGCGGCACAAGCCGGCTGGCTGCGGCGAGACCCGCGCGCGAAGTGGCTGCTCTACCTGCTGCTCGCCATCGGCTCGATGGGGCAGCAGGGCTGGGGCAGCCTCGCGCTGGCCGCAGCGCTTGTGGGCTGTGCCTTTATCGGTCTCCCGCACAGTGTCGTGCGCGGGATCAGAAAAATCGCGGTATCGTACGCGATATTCCTGCTTTTTTCCGTCGCGCTCGCGGGGCTTGAAGTTTCACCCTGGGGCTACTCCGCCGAGAACGCCTGGAGCACAACCTTCATCCTGGCCCGCTTATTTGTCGTTTTGCTGGCAGGCTATTGGCTAGCAATGTCGACTCCTTACGGTCAGCTCGTACAGGGATTGAACTGGGCTTTACAATATTTGCACCGATGGAAGGTGCCTGTGGCTTCCTTCTCCTTGGCGGTGTCGTTCCTCTTTCGCTTCATACCGCTTATCTTACGGGAGTGGCAGCAATTCTCGACGATTGTGCGTGCCCGAGGCAAAGCATCTGTCCGCCCAGGCAGCGTGCGCGTACGCGACATTCCTGCGCTAGTCGTTCCTTTATTGCTCGCGATGTTTCACAGGGCAGAGCAAATGACCGTCGCGTTGGAGATGAAGCAAATCGACGGCATGACGCTGCTTCTACGAAAATGCACCCTGCAATGGCAGCGAGCGGACACCATCCTAGCCGTGTGTGCTTTACTCGCTGGGGGGATACTGCTGTATACCTAA
- a CDS encoding NAD(P)/FAD-dependent oxidoreductase: MSKPHIVILGAGYGGLVTAIRLQKKMRRREMDVTLVNKHEYHYMTTHLHMPAAGTDHHENARVAISDLIDERKIQFKKSTVQQILPAEKKVVLEDSVLTYDYLVIGLGSETETFGIPGMREYAMSIKSINSVRFIRQHISYMFAKSKMVPNRKDYLTFVVGGAGFTGTEFVGELADRIPFLCRKFDVDPAHVRIYNVEASPSALPPGLPDDLIAYGMDVMRRKGVQYKLSTAIKACTPEGVILDSGELIRTGTIVWAGGIRGNSLLQEAGFDVQRGRVKVDPYLRSYQFPDTYITGDCSIVTSPEGTPYPANAQIAVQQGYNAARNILQTVRGKELKPFVYDYKGTVASLGRWDAVGLLKVKKVKGRWASFIKKMIDARYLFLIGGIPLIWKKMIWKQKGANRNYHVPN; encoded by the coding sequence ATGAGCAAACCCCACATTGTCATTCTAGGAGCAGGCTATGGCGGTCTTGTCACGGCGATTCGTCTGCAGAAGAAAATGAGAAGAAGAGAGATGGACGTGACCCTCGTCAATAAACATGAGTATCATTACATGACGACTCACCTGCATATGCCAGCTGCTGGCACGGATCATCATGAGAATGCGCGTGTTGCGATTTCGGATTTAATCGATGAACGGAAAATTCAGTTCAAGAAGTCGACGGTTCAGCAAATTTTGCCCGCGGAGAAGAAGGTTGTCCTGGAGGATTCTGTCCTTACCTACGACTATTTGGTGATTGGTCTGGGCAGTGAAACCGAAACGTTCGGTATTCCAGGGATGCGCGAATATGCCATGTCGATCAAAAGCATCAATAGCGTTCGCTTCATCCGGCAGCATATCTCTTACATGTTTGCTAAGTCCAAAATGGTGCCGAATCGCAAAGATTACCTGACGTTTGTCGTTGGCGGCGCGGGGTTTACGGGTACGGAGTTTGTCGGTGAACTGGCCGACCGCATCCCTTTTCTGTGTCGGAAATTCGATGTCGATCCAGCCCATGTCCGCATTTATAATGTGGAAGCATCGCCTTCTGCGCTGCCCCCAGGTTTGCCCGATGATTTAATCGCCTACGGGATGGATGTGATGCGCCGCAAAGGCGTGCAGTATAAGCTTTCGACCGCAATAAAAGCGTGTACGCCAGAGGGGGTCATTTTAGATAGCGGCGAGCTCATCCGGACAGGTACGATTGTATGGGCAGGCGGTATTCGCGGCAATTCCTTGCTGCAGGAGGCGGGATTTGATGTGCAGCGCGGAAGGGTGAAGGTGGACCCCTATTTGAGGTCGTATCAATTCCCTGACACGTATATCACAGGCGATTGTTCGATTGTGACCAGCCCCGAGGGAACCCCCTATCCTGCGAATGCGCAAATTGCTGTTCAACAAGGTTACAATGCGGCTCGGAACATTTTGCAAACGGTGCGGGGCAAGGAGCTTAAACCCTTCGTCTATGATTACAAAGGCACCGTAGCTTCATTAGGGCGCTGGGACGCTGTGGGCTTGCTCAAAGTGAAGAAAGTGAAAGGGCGCTGGGCCTCCTTCATCAAAAAAATGATTGATGCCCGTTATTTATTCCTTATCGGCGGCATTCCGCTCATTTGGAAGAAGATGATTTGGAAACAAAAAGGGGCAAACCGCAATTATCATGTACCGAATTAA
- a CDS encoding APC family permease, with translation MTSDSLKKIVFGKPLKSSELESEKMPVWKALPILSSDALSSVSYGTEQILLELATVGVAAFAFSLPIAVSIIALILLLVLSYRQVIEAYPMGGGAYMVTKENLGMVWGRLTGVSLLIDYTLTVAVSISAGVQAITSAFPSAVPYIVPLTLFLVWVMVWLNLRGTSESGTVFAIPTYFFIFCILLLVGKGVYDLLTGSLNTQAIEFVPSSATNSLTLFVLLKAFSSGCSAVTGIEAISDAVPHFRTPSVKNAKRTLISLGGLLAIVFGGVTLIALGYGIVPDPNGHTSVLSMVTEQAFGRGAMYYATQIATMLILVLAANTSFNGFPILASIMAQDKNFPRMFSYRGDRLSYHYGIITLGVLASLLLVGFKGKTDALIPLYAIGVFLSFTLAQTGLVRKWLRERVPGWIGKLMINGLGGIVSLAVLIIFSVTKFSEGAWIVILITPILLGIITKISHHYDDVAKQLRIDITQDRVCTKEPVIIVPVAGIHRAVEQTLNYAKSLSPNVIAFYVSFSDEDEEAMQEKWNIWDPGVRLVVFKSRYRTILKPLAEFIERIDTHVSEKQSIMVILPQFIPKKWWHRLLHNQSAARIRSKLQSEKDIVVATVPYHLHE, from the coding sequence ATGACAAGCGATTCATTGAAAAAGATTGTGTTTGGTAAGCCGCTGAAATCCAGCGAGTTGGAGTCGGAGAAGATGCCTGTTTGGAAAGCACTTCCGATCCTATCCTCGGATGCGCTATCCTCTGTATCTTATGGTACGGAACAAATTTTGTTAGAGCTCGCAACCGTAGGCGTTGCCGCATTTGCGTTCTCTCTACCTATTGCGGTTTCGATTATTGCCTTGATTCTATTGCTCGTACTCAGCTATAGGCAAGTGATTGAAGCGTACCCAATGGGCGGCGGCGCTTATATGGTGACCAAAGAAAATTTGGGCATGGTCTGGGGAAGATTAACTGGTGTATCCCTCTTGATTGATTACACACTGACTGTAGCTGTTTCGATATCAGCCGGTGTGCAGGCGATCACGTCCGCTTTTCCGTCCGCTGTACCGTATATCGTTCCGCTAACATTATTTCTAGTATGGGTGATGGTTTGGCTTAATTTACGAGGCACATCTGAATCAGGAACCGTGTTTGCAATTCCAACTTACTTCTTTATTTTTTGTATCCTTTTGCTAGTAGGGAAAGGTGTATATGATTTACTAACCGGGTCGCTTAATACGCAGGCCATCGAATTTGTACCGAGCTCTGCAACGAACTCATTAACGTTATTCGTACTACTGAAAGCATTCTCGTCGGGCTGTTCAGCTGTCACAGGGATCGAAGCAATCTCTGATGCCGTACCTCACTTCCGCACACCATCGGTGAAAAATGCAAAGCGTACACTGATCTCACTAGGTGGTCTGTTGGCTATCGTCTTCGGCGGGGTGACGCTTATCGCTTTGGGCTACGGGATTGTACCTGATCCTAATGGTCATACATCCGTGCTTTCGATGGTGACAGAGCAAGCCTTTGGCCGCGGCGCCATGTACTATGCTACACAAATCGCGACGATGCTGATTCTCGTACTCGCAGCGAACACAAGCTTTAATGGTTTCCCGATTTTAGCTTCGATTATGGCCCAGGACAAGAACTTTCCAAGAATGTTCTCTTACCGCGGCGATCGACTTTCTTATCACTATGGTATTATCACGTTAGGTGTATTAGCGAGCTTACTTCTCGTTGGTTTTAAAGGTAAAACCGATGCGCTCATTCCGCTTTATGCGATCGGCGTATTTCTCTCTTTTACACTGGCTCAGACCGGTTTGGTTCGGAAATGGTTAAGAGAACGCGTACCTGGCTGGATCGGAAAGTTGATGATTAACGGCTTAGGCGGCATTGTTTCTCTAGCTGTTCTTATCATTTTCTCTGTTACCAAATTTAGCGAGGGTGCTTGGATTGTCATTCTGATAACGCCGATTCTTTTGGGGATTATTACGAAAATCAGTCACCATTACGACGATGTTGCCAAACAGCTGCGCATCGATATTACACAAGACCGCGTCTGCACCAAAGAGCCTGTCATTATCGTACCTGTAGCTGGGATTCATCGTGCTGTTGAACAAACCTTGAACTACGCGAAGTCGCTGTCGCCTAACGTGATTGCCTTCTATGTATCCTTCTCCGATGAAGATGAGGAAGCGATGCAGGAGAAATGGAACATTTGGGATCCAGGTGTTCGACTCGTTGTGTTCAAATCGCGGTACAGAACGATCTTGAAACCGCTCGCTGAGTTCATTGAACGCATCGACACGCATGTGTCTGAAAAGCAATCGATCATGGTGATTCTACCGCAATTCATCCCGAAAAAATGGTGGCATCGTCTGCTTCATAATCAGTCTGCGGCGCGTATTCGCTCCAAGCTGCAATCGGAAAAGGATATCGTTGTTGCAACTGTGCCGTATCATTTACATGAATAG
- a CDS encoding ATP-binding cassette domain-containing protein, which produces MLKNERLLSLKNASIVYRTELGEGRRVWSGVSLDIYKGEWIAVVGPNGSGKSTLASVLLGLNPLSQGQLQRSSEAGTSKIRGVLQLPEAQFLGETIAEELDYLPQAQELTAEERRNWYADVLAAVGLSLPPERTMATLSGGQKQLVNLAAALAMQPEILLLDEPTAMLDPASRIEVREAVRQAHQRGTTIVWISHRLEEVADATRVIGFGAGKITFDGEPRSFFYGGGNGGKHQNENEISPCVELGFDPPFAIQTAMNLLEQGITLQPLPLTMEELAEAIQCR; this is translated from the coding sequence ATGCTGAAAAATGAAAGATTACTGTCATTAAAGAACGCCTCTATCGTCTATCGAACGGAATTGGGAGAAGGACGTCGCGTATGGTCGGGCGTTTCGCTAGATATATATAAAGGTGAATGGATTGCGGTTGTGGGCCCAAATGGAAGCGGCAAAAGCACGCTAGCGAGCGTGCTGCTGGGGCTGAACCCGTTGTCGCAAGGGCAGCTACAGCGCAGTTCAGAAGCGGGGACATCGAAGATTCGAGGCGTACTCCAGCTGCCAGAAGCACAGTTTCTAGGAGAAACGATCGCGGAGGAACTCGATTACTTGCCGCAAGCTCAGGAGCTAACGGCGGAAGAGCGGAGGAACTGGTACGCGGATGTCTTAGCTGCGGTAGGCTTGTCCTTACCGCCAGAGCGCACGATGGCTACATTATCGGGTGGCCAGAAGCAGCTCGTTAATCTGGCAGCCGCACTGGCCATGCAGCCAGAGATTCTGCTGCTGGATGAGCCCACAGCGATGCTCGACCCTGCTTCTCGCATCGAAGTTCGCGAGGCTGTGCGTCAAGCCCATCAACGCGGAACAACGATTGTTTGGATTTCACATCGGCTTGAAGAGGTGGCGGATGCAACCCGTGTAATCGGATTTGGAGCGGGTAAAATTACGTTTGATGGGGAGCCGCGTTCGTTTTTTTATGGTGGAGGAAACGGGGGCAAGCACCAGAACGAGAATGAGATTTCGCCTTGTGTGGAGCTTGGCTTTGATCCGCCTTTTGCGATTCAAACCGCGATGAATTTACTAGAACAAGGCATCACTTTACAACCCCTTCCGCTGACCATGGAAGAGCTGGCGGAGGCGATCCAATGTCGATAA
- a CDS encoding YqkE family protein: MVKKKAKMTPASPSVQDKPATLKDLLRPDVLAGLKAQADAMKAEEQAKKDAERAKAEAARKAEEKRLENDFAYQLEKSNLDWRKHK; this comes from the coding sequence ATGGTGAAAAAGAAAGCTAAAATGACGCCAGCTTCCCCTAGCGTGCAAGATAAACCAGCAACGCTGAAGGATCTTCTTCGCCCTGATGTTTTGGCAGGACTCAAAGCTCAGGCTGACGCGATGAAAGCGGAAGAGCAAGCGAAGAAAGACGCAGAGAGAGCGAAGGCGGAAGCGGCTCGTAAGGCGGAAGAGAAGCGGCTGGAAAATGATTTTGCCTATCAGCTGGAGAAAAGCAACTTGGATTGGCGTAAGCATAAATGA